Proteins encoded by one window of Fusarium graminearum PH-1 chromosome 1, whole genome shotgun sequence:
- a CDS encoding vacuolar protein sorting-associated protein 45: MDVAQAVSGYINKVVTTSDTSSAKMKILLLDRETVSIVSTAVTQSALLNHEVYLIDRLDNASREKMRHLRCLSFVRPSPESIQLLIDELRDPKYGEYHLYFTNVVKKSSLERLAEADDHEVVKLVQEHFADYTVINPDLFSFGFTLPQQRIWAGSPDTWNPDSLQRCSEGLVAVLLSLKKKPLIRYQKTSPLAKKLATEVRYLMTQEDSLFDFRKVDTPPILLVLDRREDPVTPLLTQWTYQAMVHHLLGIQNGRVDLSDVPDISPEQKEIVLSQDQDPFFKKNMFLNFGDLGGNIKEYVGQFQSKTKNNENIESISDMKRFIEEYPEFRKLSGNVSKHVTLVSELSRRVAADNLLEVSELEQSLACNENHGTDVKNIQRLIQSPNVTSESKVGLVALYALRYHKHPSNALAMLTDLLVAAGNVSPRDADIIGKVTAYHTSLQASQSQGGISEIFESAGIFSATSNRFKGLKGVENVYTQHSPLLETTLQNLIKGRLRDQQYPFVEGGGATKDKPQDIIVFIAGGATYEEAKMIAELNASSPGVRVVLGGTTIHNSATFLEEVNDAVSSWPDSHGRR; encoded by the exons atggacgTCGCCCAAGCAGTCTCGGGGTACATCAATAAGGTGGTCACGACGAGCGATACGTCGTCCGCCAAGATGAAAATCCTCTTACTCGACAGAGAAACTGTATCTATTGTCTCAACTGCGGTCACACAGTCAGCTCTCCTCAACCACGAGGTCTATCTTATCGACCGCCTAGACAATGCATCTCGCGAGAAGATGCGACACTTGCGATGTCTATCTTTCGTTCGCCCATCGCCTGAATCTATCCAGCTACTCATAGACGAGTTAAGGGACCCCAAGTATGGCGAGTATCATTTGTACTTTACAAATGTAGTTAAGAAGTCGTCTTTGGAACGGCTGGCCGAAGCAGACGATCATGAAGTGGTCAAACTGGTGCAGGAGCATTTTGCCGACTATACAGTCATCAACCCAGATCTCTTCTCGTTCGGCTTCACCCTTCCACAACAGCGCATATGGGCTGGAAGTCCAGACACATGGAACCCGGACTCGCTGCAGCGGTGTTCTGAAGGTCTTGTCGCTGTGTTGCTCTCGCTCAAAAAGAAACCCTTGATCAGATACCAGAAGACAAGTCCGTTAGCGAAGAAACTCGCAACAGAGGTCCGATATCTTATGACACAAGAAGATTCACTATTCGACTTTCGAAAGGTCGATACACCTCCTATTTTGCTCGTGCTGGACCGTCGCGAAGATCCCGTGACACCGCTACTCACGCAATGGACATACCAGGCCATGGTTCACCACCTCTTGGGCATTCAAAATGGTCGTGTCGATCTCAGCGATGTCCCTGACATCAGCCCGGAGCAGAAAGAAATTGTTCTATCACAGGATCAGGACcccttcttcaagaagaacatgttCCTGAATTTTGGTGATCTTGGAGGTAACATTAAGGAATACGTTGGACAGTTCCAGTcgaaaacaaagaacaacGAAAACATCGAGTCAATATCCGATATGAAGCGATTTATTGAGGAGTACCCAGAATTCAGGAAACTCTCTGGCAATGTTAGCAAGCATGTTACTCTGGTTTCAGAGCTCAGCAGGCGTGTGGCAGCTGATAACCTGCTTGAAGTCAGTGAGCTGGAACAAAGCTTGGCTTGTAATGAAAACCACGGAACCGATGTCAAG AATATCCAGCGACTCATTCAGTCACCAAATGTTACATCAGAGAGCAAAGTAGGCCTGGTCGCTTTGTACGCCCTTCGTTACCACAAGCACCCGTCCAACGCCTTGGCCATGCTTACGGatcttctcgtcgctgcTGGCAATGTGTCGCCACGGGACGCAGATATAATCGGTAAGGTGACGGCATACCACACCTCTCTCCAAGCGTCACAGTCTCAAGGTGGAATATCAGAGATCTTCGAATCGGCGGGTATTTTCTCAGCTACTTCGAACCGCTTCAAAGGGCTCAAGGGCGTGGAAAACGTTTACACACAGCACAGCCCTCTTCTTGAAACTACACTGCAGAACTTGATTAAGGGTCGACTCAGGGATCAACAGTATCCTTTCGTTGAGGGCGGCGGCGCTACCAAGGATAAGCCACAGGACATCATCGTATTCATCGCTGGCGGTGCAACTTatgaggaggccaagatgattGCAGAACTGAATGCATCAAGCCCAGGCGTACGGGTTGTTCTAGGCGGTACCACGATTCACAACTCGGCGACATTCCTAGAAGAGGTGAATGATGCTGTCAGCTCATGGCCTGATAGCCATGGTAGAAGGTAA
- a CDS encoding 1,2-dihydroxy-3-keto-5-methylthiopentene dioxygenase: MRAYFYDGLPGDQRLPHNSGKPVSVDDLMNIGVYYYHLPELEQVDNLSKEREYKNRDEITVSPQAMGDIYETKVKSFFAEHLHEDEEIRYILGGRGYFDVRSKDDDWVRVLLEKNDLLILPPGIYHRFTTDESNFVHAMRLFKEDPKWTPLNRGPDVDKNEHRQEYVKQFIGESTE, encoded by the exons ATGCGAGCTTACTTCTACGATGGCCTTCCA GGCGACCAGCGCCTCCCCCACAACTCTGGAAAGCCCGTCAGCGTCGATGATCTCATGAACATTGGTGTTTACTACTACCATCTTCCCGAGCTCGAACAGGTCGATAACCTTTCAAAGGAGCGCGAATATAAGAACCGTGACGAGATCACCGTCTCTCCTCAGGCCATGGGCGACATTTACGAgacaaaggtcaagtctTTCTTCGCCGAGCACCTACACGAGGACGAGGAGATCCGCTACATTCTTGGTGGACGTGGATACTTTGATGTTCGAAGCAAGGACGATGACTGGGTGCGCGTTTTGCTCGAGAAGAATGACTTGCTTATTCTCCCTCCTGGTATCTACCACCGCTTCACCACTGACGAGAGCAAC TTCGTCCATGCCATGCGACTGTTCAAGGAGGACCCCAAGTGGACACCACTGAACCGCGGCCCCgatgtcgacaagaacgagcaCCGACAAGAATACGTGAAGCAGTTCATTGGCGAGTCTACCGAGTAA
- a CDS encoding histone H3: MPPAKKSRASGAGRQSRPSAVQAGDPVPVRAKRRYRPGTVALREIRHYQSGTKLLLRKLPFARLVREIALSMRPADAGLRWQSQAIMALQEAAEAFMVHLFEDTNLCAIHAKRVTIMQKDIQLARRIRGMWGGLG; encoded by the exons ATGCCTCCCGCCAAGAAATCCAGAGCTTCAGGCGCTGGTCGTCAGTCGCGGCCAAGTGCCGTTCAAG CTGGTGATCCTGTACCCGTTCGCGCAAAGCGTCGCTATCGTCCTGGCACTGTCGCCCTTCGCGAAATTCGACATTATCAAAGCGGCACTAAACTCCTCCTTCGAAAGCTCCCATTTGCACGACTG GTCCGAGAAATCGCACTATCGATGCGTCCCGCCGACGCGGGTTTGCGCTGGCAAAGTCAAGCGATTATGGCTCTTCAAGAAGCCGCCGAAGCATTCATGGTTCACTTATTCGAGGATACCAACCTTTGCGCCATCCACGCCAAGCGCGTCACAATTATGCAGAAGGATATTCAATTAGCAAGACGGATACGCGGTATGTGGGGTGGATTGGGTTAG